The following is a genomic window from Streptomyces chrestomyceticus JCM 4735.
CGGGCGATCTCGGCGAAGGCGGCGAAGTCGATGGTGCGCGGCACGGCCGTACCGCCGCAGAAGATCAGCTTCGGGCGCTCCTTGAGGGCCAGGTCGCGTACCTCGTCGAAGTCGATACGGGCGGTGTCGGCCCGTACGCCGTACTGGACGCCGCGGAACCACTTGCCGGTGGCCGAGACGCCCCAGCCGTGCGTGAGGTGGCCGCCCATCGGCAGCGCCATGCCCATCACGGTGTCGCCGGGCTCGGCGAAGGCGAGGTAGACGGCGAGGTTGGCGGGGGAGCCGGAGTACGGCTGGACGTTGGCGTGCTCGACGCCGAAGACGGCCTTGGCGCGGTCGGCGGCCAGCCGTTCGACAAGATCGATGTTCTGCTGGCCTTCGTAGTAGCGACGGCCGGCGTATCCCTCGCTGTACTTGTTCTGGAGGACGGTGCCGGTGGCTTCGAGGACCGCGGTGGAGACGTAGTTCTCGGAGGGGATCAGGCGCAGCGTCTCGGCCTGGAGGCGCTCCTCGGCACCGACCAGGGCGGCCAGTTCGGGGTCGGCGGCGGCGAGGGCGGGGTGGGACAGGGCACGGCTCATGGGGTCCTCCGGGGCGATCGGTCTCGTACGGCTTTCCGGTCGTGCTCCCCGGGTGCCCAGGCAAGGCGGCACCTCGTGGCGGGCCGTCCGCGGACGGCCGCGCACCGCTCCCCCGAGGTCGATTCCCCGTGCGCCAGTCGCGGTGCGCGGAGCCAGTCTATCGGGGGGTGTCCGGCGCAACCTTTCTTCGCATACCGTCCGCCCAACGGGATTTTTTCGCCCGGGACCGACCGCATACCGAACGGAGTCCATGGTGACCCCCACGACGTCCACGGAACGCGACATCGCCGCCGCCGAAGCCCACAGCGCCCACAACTACCACCCGCTTCCCGTCGTCGTGGCCTCCGCCGAAGGGGCCTGGATGACCGATGTCGAGGGCAAGCGCTACCTGGACATGCTCGCCGGGTACTCGGCGCTCAACTTCGGCCACGGCAACCGCCGGCTGATCGAGGCGGCGAAGGCGCAGCTCGACCGGGTGACGCTGACGTCGCGCGCCTTCCACCACGACCGGTTCGCCGAGTTCTGTACGCGGCTCGCGGAGTTCTGCGGCATGGAGATGGTGCTGCCGATGAACACCGGCGCGGAGGCCGTCGAGACGGCGGTCAAGACCGCCCGCAAGTGGGGGTACCGGGTCAAGGGCGTCCCGGACGGCCGGGCGAAGATCGTCGTGGCGGACAACAACTTCCACGGACGGACGACCACCATCGTCTCCTTCTCCACCGACCCGGAGGCGCGTGCCGACTACGGCCCGTACACGCCGGGCTTCGAGATCGTCCCGTACGGCGATCTCCAGGCGCTGGCGGACGCGGTGGACGAGGACACCGTGGCGGTGCTGATCGAGCCGGTCCAGGGCGAGGCGGGCGTGCTGATGCCGCCGCCCGGATACCTGCCGGGCGTACGGGAGTTGACGCGTGAGCGCAACGTTCTGTTCATCGCGGACGAGATCCAGTCCGGGCTGGGCCGGACCGGCGCGGACTTCGCCTGCCGGCACGAGGACGTGGTGCCGGACGTGTACGTGCTCGGCAAGGCGCTGGGCGGCGGCATCGTGCCGGTGTCGGCGGTGGTCTCCTCGCGTGAGGTGCTGGGGCTGTTCCGGCCGGGCGAGCACGGGTCGACGTTCGGCGGCAACCCGCTCGCGTGCGCGGTGGCGCTGGAGGTGCTGGCGATGCTGCGGACCGGCGAGTACCAGCAGCGCGCCACGGAACTGGGCGAGCACCTGCACCACGAGCTGGGGCTGCTGGTGGGCGGCGGCGCGGTGGACGCGGTGCGCGGGCGCGGGCTGTGGGCCGGCGTCGACATCAGCCCGGCCCTGGGGACGGGCCGGGAGATCTCGGAGCGGCTGATGGAGCGGGGTGTGCTGGTCAAGGACACCCACGGCAGCACCATCCGGCTGGCGCCCCCGCTGGTCATCACCAAGGAGGACCTGGACTGGGGGCTGGACCAGCTACGGGCGGTGCTGGCGGGGTGACCGGGGGGTGCTGCCCCTACGGGGCGCCCCTCACAGAATCACATGCGGCAGGAACCGGGCGTACTCGTCCGTGACCAGCCCCGCCGACTCCCGGATGCCGAGCCCCGCCGACTCGTTCTCGACGACCCACGCGCCGAGCACCACCCGGTTGCCGTCGAAGTCGGGCAGCGGGGCCAACTCCTGGTAGCAGCATGCATCGTCGCGTACGACGGGTGCCGCGCCCGGCTCGTGGACGGTGACGCCGGCGCCCTCACGGCCGAGCAGCGGCTTGGCCACGTACCCGGGCGCGTCGGGCCCGTCCGCCAGTTCGCGCGGCCCGTCGAGGTAGGCGGGCAGCAGGTTCGGGTGGCCCGGGTACAGCTCCCAGAGGACGGCGAGCAGCGCCTTGTTGGACAGCAGCATCTTCCAGGCGGGCTCGATCCACAGGGTGGTGCCGGTGCCGCCGCCGTTGTCGAGCGTGTCGAGGACGTGCGGCCCGAACGCGTCGGTGGCCAGCCACTCCCACGGGTAGAGCTTGAAGCAGGACCGGATGAAGCGCAGCCGCTGGTCGACGAAGCGGCCGGAGAGGCGGTCCCAGCCGATCTCCTCGATCGGGATCGCCACCGTCTCCAGTCCGGCCTGCCGTGC
Proteins encoded in this region:
- the rocD gene encoding ornithine--oxo-acid transaminase, translated to MVTPTTSTERDIAAAEAHSAHNYHPLPVVVASAEGAWMTDVEGKRYLDMLAGYSALNFGHGNRRLIEAAKAQLDRVTLTSRAFHHDRFAEFCTRLAEFCGMEMVLPMNTGAEAVETAVKTARKWGYRVKGVPDGRAKIVVADNNFHGRTTTIVSFSTDPEARADYGPYTPGFEIVPYGDLQALADAVDEDTVAVLIEPVQGEAGVLMPPPGYLPGVRELTRERNVLFIADEIQSGLGRTGADFACRHEDVVPDVYVLGKALGGGIVPVSAVVSSREVLGLFRPGEHGSTFGGNPLACAVALEVLAMLRTGEYQQRATELGEHLHHELGLLVGGGAVDAVRGRGLWAGVDISPALGTGREISERLMERGVLVKDTHGSTIRLAPPLVITKEDLDWGLDQLRAVLAG
- a CDS encoding glutathionylspermidine synthase family protein, which produces MKRHTVDPRPGWQQTVEAQGLIYPLTRYPDDSLRPYWDESAYYSFSLPEVEALEEVVEELHAMCLAAAAHIVEHRRFADLGIEDRRLADLVAESWYRRAELPTLYGRFDLRYDGTGPAKMLEYNADTPTSLVEAAGPQWFWMEERFPGADQWNSLHERLVDAWRKQARLLPPGAPVHFAHSAGDELGEDLMTVAYLEETARQAGLETVAIPIEEIGWDRLSGRFVDQRLRFIRSCFKLYPWEWLATDAFGPHVLDTLDNGGGTGTTLWIEPAWKMLLSNKALLAVLWELYPGHPNLLPAYLDGPRELADGPDAPGYVAKPLLGREGAGVTVHEPGAAPVVRDDACCYQELAPLPDFDGNRVVLGAWVVENESAGLGIRESAGLVTDEYARFLPHVIL